In one Lolium rigidum isolate FL_2022 chromosome 3, APGP_CSIRO_Lrig_0.1, whole genome shotgun sequence genomic region, the following are encoded:
- the LOC124696197 gene encoding N-acetyltransferase 9-like protein, translated as MEALEAAAAAAVDGDDGRRRKGSWYAVGERAVLVPYLREHVPRYHEWMQDPALLEATASEPLSLDQEFEVHRSWTLDPLKHTFIVLGKELIQGEFVVGNPHTEAMVGDVNIYMNDPDDMQLAEIEIMIAEQKSRGKGLGQEVILMMMTFAVEKYRIHTFRAKISDSNTASLKLFRKLGFKDASYSAVFKEVTLEAPAAELALTSPLTIGSW; from the exons ATGGAGGCgctcgaggcggcggcggctgcggccgtGGACGGAGACGACGGGAGGAGGCGGAAGGGAAGCTGGTACGCGGTGGGGGAGCGCGCGGTGCTGGTTCCGTACCTGCGGGAGCACGTGCCGCGGTACCACGAGTGGATGCAGGACCCGGCGCTGCTGGAGGCCACCGCGTCGGAGCCCCTCTCCCTCGACCAGGAGTTCGAAGTCCACCGCTCCTGGACCCTCGACCCTCTCA AACATACTTTCATAGTCCTGGGTAAGGAGTTGATCCAGGGAGAGTTCGTAGTCGGGAACCCGCACACTGAAG CTATGGTTGGTGACGTAAACATCTATATGAATGATCCTGATGATATGCAACTTGCAGAAATAGAGATTATGATAGCTGAGCAAAAGAG CCGTGGAAAGGGACTTGGTCAAGAAGTAATCTTAATGATGATGACATTTGCAGTAGAGAAATACAGAATTCATACTTTCAGAGCAAAAATTAGTGACTCAAATACTGCATCACTAAAGCTCTTCAGAAAATTG GGCTTCAAGGATGCTTCTTACAGTGCAGTTTTCAAGGAG GTGACACTGGAGGCGCCTGCAGCTGAACTTGCATTGACCTCTCCTCTGACCATAGGAAGCTGGTGA